A stretch of the Takifugu flavidus isolate HTHZ2018 chromosome 1, ASM371156v2, whole genome shotgun sequence genome encodes the following:
- the LOC130514501 gene encoding dedicator of cytokinesis protein 9-like isoform X7, which produces MATPAHQETRRFTRGLGKPGTAAELRQSVSEVVRTSVLVVKPKVIEPLDYESVLVQKKTQILSDVLRDMLQFPLEDFEILTLRRQGRTLYPTVPENAERDAQSLFVQECIKTYKSDWHVVNYKYEDYSADFRQLPNKVPRPDKLAVHVFEVDEDVDKDEDTASLGSQKGGVSKHGWLCKGNMNSAISVTMRSFKRRYFHLTQLGDGSYNLNFYKDEKISKEPKGTIFLDSCMGVVQNNKVRRFAFELKMQDKSTYLLAADSEVEMEDWINTLNKILHSSFEIAMQEKRNGDVHDDDDLGKSDSSSGSMDSFQSARDIESRMRSETRLRLFTLDPDTQRLDFSGIEPDVKQFEEKFGKRVLVNCNDLSFNLQSCVAENEEGPTTNVEPFYVTLSLFDIQNGRKISSDFHVDLNHPSVRAMVPSNTSQYINGGGDTHPEGPRLVHGVPEAVLKYPRQGVFSITCPHPDIFLVARIEKVLQGGINHCAEPYMKSSDSSKAAQKVLKNAKWACSRLGQYRMPLAWAARPLFRDASGTLDKSARFSPLYRQDSNKLSNEDMLKLLADFRKPEKMAKLPVILGNLDVTIDNVAPDLTNCVTSSYIPVKQFDVGEKANILFEVEEFVPCIAKCSQPFTIYNNHLYVYPKHLKYDSQKSFAKARNIAVSIEFRDSDEEDAVSLKCIYGRPGGPLFTKNAFAAVLHHQQNPEFYDEYKIELPTQLHEKHHLLFTFYHISCDSNSKASTKKRDLIETQVGYAWLPLLKDGRVITNENHIPVTTNLPAGYLSCQENASKHSSPEVKWVDGGKPLFKVSTHLASTVYTQDQHLHNFFHHCQISAPAPQETGGGGELVKYLKSLHAMESHVMIKFLPTTLNQLFRVLTSATQEDVAVNVTRVMIHIVAQCHEEGLEHYLRSYVKFVFKTEPFTSSTTRTVHEELAKAMTSILKPSTDFLTSNKLLKYSWYFFEALVKSMAQYLIESCRVKLSRNQRFSATFHHSVETLVNLIMPHITQKYKDNLDAARNANHSLAVFIKRCFNLMDRGFVFKQINNYMSCFTPGDPKTLFEFKFEFLRVVCNHEHYVPLNLPMPFGKGRILRFQDLQLDYSLTDDFCKNHFLVGLLLREVSAALQEFREIRQISIHVLKSLMIKHTFDDRYTTKSQQARLATLYLPLFGLLQENVNRLNVKEVSPFTLNHSIQNGREDLLLTSALMTPPRSSTFLDTSLHKDVFGAISGTSSPHTSSTPNINSVRHADSRGSLISTDSANSLSDKNHDKSNSLDKNHPAAALGSSLLRCDKLEQAEIKSLLMCFLHVLKSMSEDALFSYWSKASAADLMDFFTLIEVCLHQFRYMGKRYIARNQDGAGPVVHERKSQTLPVSRNRAGMMHARLQQLSSLDNSYTFNHTYSHSDADVLNQSLLEANIATEVCLTVLDTLSIFIMGFKTHLCSDYGHSPLMKKVFEVHLCFLRINQSETALKQVFTSLRTFIYKFPCTFFEGRADMCAAFCYEILKCCNSKLSSIRNDAAHLLYFLMKSNFDYTGRKSFVRTHLQVVIAVSQLIADVISIGSTRFQHSLSIINNCANSDKTIKNTAFPSDVKDLTKRIRTVLMATAQMKEHERDPEMLVDLQYSLAKSYASTPELRKTWLDSMARIHVKNGDLSEAAMCYVHVAALVAEYLRRKGMIKQGCSAFRVITPNIDEEGAMMEDVGMQDVHFNEDVLMELLEECADGLWKAERYELISDIYKLIIPIYEQRRDFEKLAHLYDTLHRAYSKVTEVMHTGKRLLGTYFRVAFFGQGFFEDEDGKEYIYKEPKFTPLSEISQRLLKLYSEKFGQENVKMIQDSGRVNPKDLDSKYAYIQVTHVTPYLDEKELVDRKTDFEKCHNIRRFVFEMPFTISGKKQGGVEEQCKRRTILTTTHCFPYVKKRIAVMYQHHTDLSPIEVAIDEMSKKVAEIKQLCSSSEVDMIRLQLKLQGSISVQVNAGPLAYARAFLDDASTKKYPDNKVKQLKEVFRHFVEACGHGLGINERLIKEDQQEYHDEMKANYRDLARELSIIMHEQISPVEDGMKSALPDSLHIFNAISGTPTTTIIQGIPSSSSVV; this is translated from the exons GTAAAACCGAAGGTGATCGAGCCGCTGGACTATGAGAGTGTGCTGGTGCAAAAAAAGACACAGATCCTCAGCGATGTCCTCAGAGACATGCTGCAGTTCCCCCTGGAAGACTTTGAG ATTCTAACTTTGAGGAGGCAAGGGAGGACACTCTATCCTACAGTGCCTGAAAACGCAGAGAGGGACGCCCAGAGTCTGTTTGTCCAGGAG TGCATCAAGACCTACAAGTCTGACTGGCACGTTGTCAACTACAAGTATGAGGACTACTCCGCAGACTTTCGGCAACTTCCAAA CAAAGTGCCCCGGCCTGATAAACTGGCTGTCCATGTGTTTGAAGTGGACGAGGATGTTGACAAAGACGAG GATACGGCCTCGCTGGGATCCCAGAAAGGTGGCGTCTCCAAGCACGGCTGGCTATGCAAAGGCAACATGAACAGTGCCATCAGCGTCACCATGAGG TCCTTTAAGAGGAGATATTTCCACCTGACCCAGCTCGGGGACGGCTCCTATAACCTGAACTTCTACAAAGATGAGAAGATCTCCAAAGAGCCCAAAGGAACCATCTTCCTGGACTCCTGCATGGGTGTGGTTCAG AACAACAAGGTCCGGAGGTTCGCCTTCGAGCTGAAGATGCAGGATAAGAGCACGTACCTGTTGGCTGCAGACAGcgaggtggagatggaggatTGGATCAACACACTCAACAAAATCTTGCACAGCAGCTTTGAGATCGCCATGCAGGAGAAGAGGAACGGAGACGTTCACGATG ATGATGATCTGGGAAAGTCTGACAGTTCCTCTGGCAGCATGGACAGCTTTCAG AGCGCCAGAGATATCGAGTCCAGGATGAGGAGTGAGACCAGACTGAGGCTGTTCACCCTGGACCCTGACACACAG AGACTAGATTTCTCTGGAATAGAGCCAGACGTGAAGCAGTTCGAGGAGAAGTTTGGCAAACGTGTCCTGGTGAACTGCAACGACCTGTCGTTCAATCTGCAGAGCTGTGTGGCCGAAAACGAGGAAGGACCCACAACCAAT GTTGAGCCATTTTATGTTACGCTGTCACTGTTCGACATCCAGAATGGAAGGAAGATCTCCTCTGACTTTCATGTGGATTTAAACCACCCATCTGTGAGGGCCATGGTGCCCAGTAACACCAGTCAGTATATAAATGGGGGAGGGGACACTCACCCCGAGGGGCCGCGGTTGGTTCATGGCGTGCCCGAGGCAGTCTTGAAGTATCCCAGACAG GGAGTGTTCTCGATCACATGCCCCCACCCCGATATCTTCCTCGTGGCTCGCATCGAGAAAGTGCTCCAGGGGGGAATCAACCACTGTGCTGAACCATACATGAAGAGCTCAGACTCTAGCAAG GCGGCACAGAAGGTCCTGAAGAATGCCAAGTGGGCCTGTAGTCGCTTGGGTCAATACAGGATGCCGCTTGCCTGGGCAGCGAG GCCGTTGTTCAGAGACGCTTCGGGGACGCTCGACAAAAGCGCTCGTTTCTCCCCTCTGTACCGGCAGGACAGCAACAAGTTGTCCAATGAGGACATGCTCAAGCTGCTGGCTGATTTCAGAAA GCCAGAGAAGATGGCCAAGCTCCCCGTAATCCTCGGAAACCTGGACGTTACCATCGACAATGTAGCACCTGACCTGACAA ATTGTGTTACCTCATCCTACATTCCTGTGAAGCAGTTTGACGTCGGAGAGAAGGCCAACATCCTCTTTGAAGTAGAGGAGTTTGTGCCGTGCATAGCCAAATGCTCTCAGCCTTTCACCATCTACAACAATCACCTCTATGTCTACCCAAAACACTTGAAGTATGACAGCCAAAAGTCATTCGCAAAG GCTAGAAACATAGCAGTCAGCATTGAGTTCAGGGACTCGGATGAGGAAGATGCTGTTTCATTAAAG TGCATCTACGGTCGACCCGGAGGACCCTTGTTTACCAAAAATGCCTTCGCAGCAGTGTTACATCACCAGCAAAATCCGGAATTCTATGACGAG TATAAGATCGAGCTTCCGACTCAGCTGCATGAGAAGCATCATCTGCTCTTCACCTTCTATCACATCAGCTGTGACAGCAACAGCAAGGCCAGCACCAAGAAGAGGGACCTCATCGAGACTCAAG TGGGTTACGCCTGGCTCCCGCTGCTGAAGGACGGGCGAGTGATCACCAATGAAAACCACATCCCGGTGACCACCAACCTTCCTGCTGGatacctcagctgtcaggagaaTGCCAGCAAG CATTCAAGTCCTGAGGTCAAATGGGTGGATGGGGGCAAGCCATTGTTTAAGGTGTCCACTCACCTGGCATCCACCGTCTACACTCAG GATCAACATTTGCACAATTTCTTTCACCACTGTCAGATCAGCGCTCCTGCCCCCCAGGAGACGGGCGGGGGCGGGGAGCTGGTGAAATACCTGAAG AGTCTGCACGCCATGGAGAGTCACGTGATGATCAAGTTCCTGCCCACCACCCTCAATCAGCTCTTCAGGGTGCTGACCAGTGCGACTCAAGAGGATGTAGCAGTCAATGTCACCAG AGTCATGATTCACATTGTGGCCCAGTGCCACGAGGAGGGTTTGGAGCACTACCTGAGGTCATACGTGAAG TTTGTGTTCAAGACTGAACCGTTCACCTCCAGCACCACACGAACAGTGCACGAGGAGCTGGCTAAAGCCATGACCTCCATCCTGAAGCCCTCCACCGACTTCCTCACGAGCAACAAGCTCCTCAAG TACTCCTGGTATTTCTTTGAAGCCTTAGTCAAGTCCATGGCGCAGTATTTGATTGAAAGCTGTAGAGTAAAG TTGTCCAGAAACCAGCGCTTTTCTGCGACCTTCCACCACAGCGTGGAGACGCTGGTCAACCTGATCATGCCACACATCACGCAGAAGTACAAAGACAACCTGGATGCTGCCAGAAATGCCAACCACAGCCTGGCGGTCTTCATCAAG CGCTGTTTCAACCTGATGGACAGAGGCTTCGTGttcaaacaaatcaacaacTACATGAGCTGTTTTACGCCTGGAGACCCAAAG acatTGTTTGAGTTCAAGTTTGAGTTCCTGCGCGTTGTCTGCAACCACGAGCACTACGTCCCTCTGAACCTGCCCATGCCATTTGGAAAAGGGCGGATCCTGAGATTTCAAG acCTCCAGCTGGATTACTCACTGACAGATGACTTCTGCAAGAACCACTTCCTGGTGGGACTCTTGCTCAGGGAAGTCAGCGCCGCTCTGCAGGAGTTCAGGGAGATCCGTCAGATATCCATCCACGTGCTGAAAAGTCTGATGATAAAACACACGTTTGACGACCGCTACACCACCAAA agCCAGCAGGCCAGACTGGCCACGCTGTATCTGCCCTTGTTTGGCCTGCTTCAAGAGAACGTCAACAGGCTGAATGTAAAAGAAGTTTCCCCGTTCACCCTCAACCACTCCATCCAG AATGGAAGAGAAGATCTGCTTCTCACGAGCGCTTTAATGACGCCTCCCAGGTCCAGCACCTTCCTGGACACCAGCTTGCACAAAGATGTTTTCGGGGCCATATCTGGCACGT CGTCTCCCCACACGTCCTCAACTCCCAACATCAACTCTGTACGTCACGCAGACTCCCGCGGCTCGCTCATCAGCACTGATTCTGCCAACAGCCTCTCTGACAAGAACCACGACAAGAGCAACTCGCTGGACAAG AaccatcctgctgcagctctgggcaGTAGCCTCTTGAGATGTGACAAACTGGAGCAGGCAGAGATCAAGAGCCTCCTCATGTGCTTCTTACATGTGCTCAAAAGCATGTCTGAGG ATGCACTCTTCAGCTATTGGAGCAAAGCTTCAGCTGCTGACTTGATGGACTTCTTCACTCTAATTGA AGTGTGCCTCCACCAGTTCAGATACATGGGGAAGCGCTACATTGCCAG GAACCAGGATGGGGCGGGACCCGTAGTTCACGAGCGGAAGTCTCAGACTCTGCCTGTGTCCCGTAACAGGGCAGGAATGATGCATGCCCGCttacagcagctcagcagcctgGATAACTCTTACACTTTTAACCACA CCTACAGTCACTCGGACGCAGATGTGCTGAACCAGTCACTGTTGGAGGCTAACATCGCCACTGAAGTGTGCCTGACTGTCCTGGATACACTCAGCATCTTCATCATGGGGTTCAAG acccATCTGTGCTCTGATTACGGCCACAGTCCACTAATGAAGAAGGTGTTTGAAGTCCACCTGTGTTTCCTGCGGATCAACCAATCAGAGACGGCGCTCAAGCAGGTCTTCACCTCTCTGCGCACCTTCATTTACAAG TTCCCCTGCACGTTTTTCGAAGGCCGCGCCGACATGTGTGCCGCCTTCTGCTATGAGATCCTCAAGTGTTGCAACTCCAAGCTGAGCTCCATTCGCAATGATGCCGCCCATCTTCTCTACTTCCTCATGAAGAGCAACTTTGACTACACCGGCCGCAAATCCTTCGTCCGGACTCACTTACAG GTGGTGATTGCTGTCAGTCAGCTGATCGCTGATGTGATCAGTATCGGAAGTACACGTTTTCAGCACTCCCTGTCAATCATCAACAACTGTGCCAATAGTGACAAAACCATTAAG AACACAGCTTTCCCGTCGGATGTGAAAGACCTGACGAAACGCATCAGAACCGTCCTGATGGCCACGGCCCAGATGAAGGAGCACGAGAGAGACCCAGAGATGCTGGTGGATCTGCAGTACAGCCTCGCCAAGTCGTACGCCAGCACGCCGGAACTACGCAAGACCTGGCTGGACAGCATGGCCCGCATCCATGTGAAGAACGGAGACCTGTCAGAG GCGGCCATGTGCTATGTTCACGTTGCAGCACTTGTGGCAGAATACTTGCGGAGAAAAG GGATGATCAAACAGGGCTGCTCAGCATTCCGTGTCATCACTCCGAACATTGACGAAGAGGGAGCGATGATGGAGGACGTGGGCATGCAGGACGTCCATTTCAATGAA GATGTTCTAATGGAGCTTCTGGAGGAGTGTGCGGACGGGCTGTGGAAAGCTGAGCGTTACGAGCTCATCTCCGACATCTACAAGCTCATAATCCCCATTTATGAGCAGCGCAGAGACTTCGAG AAACTGGCTCACCTGTACGACACGCTGCACCGTGCGTACAGTAAAGTGACGGAGGTCATGCACACGGGCAAGAGGCTGCTCGGCACCTACTTCAGAGTTGCTTTCTTTGGTCAG GGCTTTTTCGAAGATGAAGATGGGAAGGAATACATTTACAAGGAACCCAAATTCACCCCTCTGTCTGAGATATCTCAGAGGCTCCTCAAGCTTTACTCGGAGAAGTTTGGACAGGAGAATGTGAAGATGATCCAGGACTCTGGAAGG GTCAACCCCAAAGACCTGGACTCCAAGTATGCTTATATCCAAGTAACACATGTGACTCCATATCTGGATGAGAAGGAGCTCGTGGACAGGAAGACAGATTTCGAGAAGTGCCACAACATCCGCCGCTTTGTGTTTGAAATGCCTTTCACCATATCGGGCAAGAAGCAAGGCGGAGTGGAGGAGCAGTGCAAACGCAGGACCATACTGACCA CTACTCATTGTTTCCCCTACGTGAAGAAACGCATCGCAGTCATGTATCAGCACCACACCGACCTGAGCCCCATCGAAGTGGCCATCGACGAAATGAGCAAGAAGGTGGCCGAGATCAAGCAGCTTTGCTCCTCCAGCGAGGTGGACATGATCCGTCTGCAGCTGAAACTGCAGGGCAGCATCAGCGTCCAG GTGAACGCCGGGCCACTCGCATATGCCCGAGCCTTTCTGGATGATGCAAGCACCAAGAAGTATCCCGATAACaaagtgaagcagctgaaggaggtcTTCAG GCATTTTGTGGAGGCGTGTGGCCACGGCCTAGGCATCAATGAGCGGCTCATCAAAGAGGACCAGCAGGAGTATCACGACGAGATGAAGGCTAACTACAGAGACCTAGCCAGAGAGCTGTCCATCATCATGCACGAGCAG